In one window of Borrelia turicatae 91E135 DNA:
- a CDS encoding chromosome replication/partitioning protein produces MKLKGNLKIDNRNLEIINNNDVLGRYNKLKEKIVNNFKKEIFHKIEVIKALKEIKDNKYYELDGYKSFNSFAKNFRIARTQVYEYLRIGNAIEEGLLEEQFVIENGINDAILFLRNKEGINIKKSKRNPIKPLRFQLKSQDSYDFYKSNTKFTSFLMDRLFSSKKDLIEEFMKEFKSLKGE; encoded by the coding sequence ATGAAATTAAAAGGAAATTTAAAAATAGATAATAGAAATTTGGAGATCATTAACAATAATGATGTATTGGGACGTTATAATAAATTAAAGGAAAAAATAGTAAATAATTTTAAAAAAGAAATTTTTCATAAGATAGAAGTTATAAAAGCATTAAAAGAAATAAAAGATAACAAATATTATGAATTGGATGGATATAAAAGTTTTAATTCATTTGCAAAGAATTTTAGAATAGCAAGGACTCAAGTATACGAATATCTTAGAATAGGAAATGCTATAGAAGAAGGATTGTTAGAGGAACAATTTGTTATAGAAAATGGAATTAATGATGCTATTTTATTTTTAAGGAATAAAGAAGGAATTAATATTAAAAAATCGAAACGAAATCCAATAAAGCCATTAAGATTTCAACTTAAAAGTCAAGATAGTTATGATTTTTATAAAAGTAATACCAAATTTACAAGTTTTTTAATGGATAGGCTTTTTTCAAGTAAAAAGGATCTAATTGAAGAATTTATGAAGGAATTTAAAAGTTTAAAAGGTGAATAG
- a CDS encoding ParA family protein codes for MGNKKPKIISVANMKGGVGKSATSLAFSYLLSRKNRVLLIDTDTQASITSYYKDKVREYNIDLRTINIYEVLINNLDIEKAIINVDNNLDLIPSYLTLHKINDSRIDSKELLLKSNLNCFCNNYEYIILDTTPSFDITYKNSLLSSSHVIVPIVPEKWAIECLDLFYYFFHNLELNIPVFVLATRFKNNNTHKEYVNLLRNRDNFLGIISEREDLNKNIASNSIFSTKRDYMKEYENAMNNFLNSF; via the coding sequence ATGGGTAACAAAAAACCGAAAATAATTAGTGTTGCGAACATGAAAGGTGGAGTTGGAAAAAGTGCAACCAGCTTAGCGTTCTCATATTTGTTGTCAAGAAAAAATCGAGTTTTGCTTATAGATACGGATACACAAGCTTCAATTACTAGTTATTATAAAGATAAGGTAAGAGAATATAACATAGATTTAAGAACAATAAATATATATGAGGTTTTGATCAATAATTTGGATATTGAAAAAGCAATTATAAATGTTGACAATAATCTTGATTTAATTCCTAGTTACTTAACTTTACATAAAATTAATGACAGTAGAATAGATTCTAAAGAACTTTTGCTTAAATCTAATTTAAATTGTTTTTGCAATAATTATGAATATATTATATTAGATACAACTCCTAGTTTTGACATTACATATAAAAATTCATTGTTAAGTAGTAGTCACGTGATTGTTCCAATTGTTCCTGAGAAGTGGGCAATCGAATGTTTAGATTTATTTTATTACTTTTTTCATAATCTAGAATTGAATATTCCTGTTTTTGTACTTGCAACAAGATTTAAGAATAATAATACACATAAGGAATACGTTAATTTACTAAGAAATAGAGACAATTTTTTGGGAATTATATCAGAAAGAGAAGATTTAAATAAGAATATAGCAAGCAATTCTATTTTTTCTACAAAAAGAGATTATATGAAAGAATATGAAAATGCTATGAATAATTTTTTAAATAGCTTCTAA
- a CDS encoding DUF226 domain-containing protein, whose amino-acid sequence MNDVIENAEKKKIRLIPKEEKLLFIKIEEIGGRKIYHTKIMMDLHIFGIDKNQKDKFLITFRGLFNQEKAEYFRLFPIKEGDKFLGIYYGYRKPIKNVIRKYEENGIEKAHSFSKTYYVEFRFKKGSIYCYLKGMSRLVKKEKIDTKYYESLVEKISCLEKEVYHFYGKKLPEGGNITRWVTKNRK is encoded by the coding sequence ATGAATGATGTAATAGAAAATGCAGAGAAGAAAAAAATAAGGTTAATTCCAAAAGAAGAAAAACTTCTTTTCATTAAGATAGAAGAGATTGGAGGTCGAAAAATATATCACACTAAAATTATGATGGATTTACATATATTTGGTATTGATAAAAATCAAAAAGACAAATTTCTTATTACATTCAGAGGGCTGTTTAATCAAGAAAAAGCAGAATACTTTAGATTATTTCCTATAAAAGAAGGAGATAAATTCTTGGGTATTTATTACGGCTACAGAAAACCTATAAAAAACGTAATTAGGAAATATGAAGAAAATGGAATTGAGAAAGCACATAGTTTTTCCAAAACATATTATGTTGAATTTAGATTCAAAAAAGGAAGTATTTATTGTTATCTTAAAGGAATGTCTCGTTTGGTTAAAAAAGAAAAGATTGACACTAAATATTATGAATCTTTAGTCGAAAAAATTTCTTGTTTAGAAAAAGAAGTATACCATTTTTATGGTAAAAAATTACCAGAAGGAGGTAATATAACTAGATGGGTAACAAAAAACCGAAAATAA
- a CDS encoding plasmid maintenance protein: MKNIKVRKGRDTQCHNKYQHKLIVLISTIEYINNKNKKYTQSNLLYYFNGNLKRNGHKETTLKTLQKYLYKLEKVFKVTINYHKHLGVNMGTEVYYKLKYSKKECHLIINKHFRDKKEERHKNRVNGYFKKRCNKKESVEKAECFNNNYNNKEEDKGNTKSIEKLQVEKYAKKCNFKSNAFLSILNLEADKNFKIQLLKAVKIAENNVYEKVNRIKSNNSKLENKQKELKKMLDETKTNLDNEGYDSKQLETQIQNVYEQYKNKPHFIIEKDKYSDLKKIIEKLKKSVDRVKANTKKDKKDIRNNIFSILIDQLKHKVKIEMFIPLLKEYLGKQRKLEYGKVFNNQYYYDFLDLIKDNQKYLKDNEFKRVIN, from the coding sequence ATGAAGAATATAAAAGTTAGAAAAGGACGTGACACACAATGCCACAATAAATACCAACACAAACTAATAGTACTAATATCAACAATTGAATATATCAATAATAAAAATAAAAAATACACACAAAGCAACCTACTTTACTACTTTAATGGAAACTTAAAACGCAATGGACATAAAGAAACTACTCTTAAAACACTTCAAAAATATCTTTATAAATTAGAAAAAGTATTTAAAGTAACAATTAATTATCACAAACACTTGGGTGTTAACATGGGTACTGAAGTTTATTACAAACTTAAATACTCTAAAAAAGAATGTCACCTTATAATCAATAAACACTTTAGAGACAAAAAAGAAGAAAGACACAAAAACCGTGTAAATGGCTACTTTAAAAAAAGATGTAATAAAAAGGAGAGTGTAGAAAAAGCGGAGTGTTTTAATAATAATTATAATAATAAAGAAGAAGATAAGGGCAACACAAAATCTATAGAAAAATTACAAGTAGAAAAGTATGCTAAGAAATGCAATTTTAAATCAAATGCTTTCCTTTCTATTTTGAATTTAGAAGCGGACAAAAATTTTAAAATTCAATTATTGAAAGCAGTTAAAATAGCTGAAAATAATGTGTATGAAAAAGTAAATAGGATTAAATCAAATAACAGTAAACTTGAGAATAAACAAAAAGAATTAAAAAAAATGCTAGATGAAACAAAAACTAATCTAGATAATGAGGGATATGACAGTAAACAATTAGAAACACAAATACAAAATGTATATGAACAATATAAGAACAAACCCCACTTTATTATAGAAAAAGATAAATACAGTGATTTAAAAAAGATAATAGAAAAACTTAAAAAGTCAGTTGATCGTGTTAAAGCAAATACTAAGAAAGATAAAAAGGATATTAGGAACAACATCTTTAGCATACTCATTGATCAATTAAAGCATAAAGTAAAAATTGAAATGTTTATACCATTGCTGAAAGAATATTTAGGTAAACAGAGAAAATTAGAATATGGAAAAGTATTTAATAATCAGTATTACTATGATTTTTTAGATTTAATAAAGGATAATCAAAAATATCTGAAGGATAATGAATTTAAACGGGTTATTAATTAA
- a CDS encoding DUF244 domain-containing protein: protein MTKINEQKSKEGMQQFSLYRQMVFKGFESFAYQSQENLKGKQKQISKISKVGRKLPKISRDECFKFNRKVDFSMQRELLNRMGASEVGSMFIGADSLEKLMRERILKAIGREIPFEDNLSMRKGKILESLGFDEFVRMHADNIEVLHKNKYANGVDKYNYFKKLEGRDTLVGSTIDGWFVSSIGDAELLEIKFSDNLYLKSAAIEYNRTGNFLENKYFFKYYVQVQMQLLCTGLNKGNLFFIVGNEALNCVINRDDNFISAVMTEVSRLEQEVSRIAKSLKLDSDIDIENIDLDELSVIITDFLKSSFVYQELCDMDFKLDFLEFVKSSQLEIDGEDEILNLKRRLEKISALQSEIDKVEEETKKAHALELSRVTKPIKDKLKSQIDDLMDKFSLNEHINYDFDGNLFHVDMSRRAIKDRFKFLSCVIDFTFSNSSVVNEWSTPILNAV, encoded by the coding sequence ATGACAAAAATAAATGAACAAAAATCAAAGGAAGGTATGCAACAATTTAGTTTGTACAGGCAGATGGTGTTTAAGGGTTTTGAATCTTTTGCATATCAGAGTCAAGAAAATCTTAAAGGTAAACAAAAACAAATAAGTAAAATAAGTAAGGTAGGACGTAAATTACCAAAAATCAGCAGAGATGAATGTTTTAAGTTTAATAGGAAGGTTGATTTTAGTATGCAAAGAGAATTGTTAAATCGTATGGGTGCAAGTGAAGTTGGAAGCATGTTTATTGGTGCTGATTCTTTAGAAAAATTAATGCGAGAGCGAATACTTAAAGCTATAGGAAGGGAAATACCATTTGAAGATAATTTAAGCATGAGAAAGGGGAAGATACTAGAGTCTTTAGGATTTGATGAATTTGTTCGTATGCACGCAGACAATATTGAGGTGTTGCATAAAAACAAATATGCAAACGGTGTTGACAAATATAATTATTTCAAAAAATTGGAAGGCCGTGACACATTAGTTGGTTCAACAATTGATGGATGGTTTGTAAGTAGCATAGGAGATGCCGAGTTACTTGAGATCAAATTTAGTGATAATCTTTACTTAAAGAGTGCTGCTATTGAATACAACAGGACTGGTAATTTTTTAGAAAATAAATATTTCTTTAAGTATTATGTTCAAGTACAAATGCAACTCTTATGTACAGGTTTAAACAAAGGTAATTTATTTTTTATTGTAGGTAATGAGGCTCTCAACTGTGTAATTAATAGGGATGATAATTTTATTAGTGCTGTAATGACTGAGGTTTCAAGATTAGAGCAGGAAGTTAGTCGTATTGCCAAATCTTTAAAGTTGGATAGTGATATTGATATTGAAAATATTGATTTAGATGAGCTTAGTGTTATTATCACAGATTTTTTAAAAAGTAGCTTTGTATATCAAGAGTTGTGTGATATGGATTTCAAATTAGATTTTTTAGAATTTGTAAAATCAAGTCAACTTGAGATTGACGGTGAAGACGAAATTTTGAATTTGAAGAGACGTCTTGAAAAGATTAGTGCTTTGCAATCTGAAATTGACAAGGTAGAAGAGGAGACTAAAAAGGCTCATGCGTTAGAGTTGTCTAGGGTAACAAAACCTATAAAAGATAAACTTAAATCACAAATAGATGATCTTATGGATAAATTTTCTTTAAATGAACATATAAATTATGACTTTGATGGGAATCTATTCCATGTAGATATGAGTAGGAGAGCTATTAAGGATAGGTTTAAGTTTTTAAGCTGTGTTATCGATTTTACTTTTAGTAATTCAAGTGTAGTTAATGAGTGGTCCACTCCTATTTTAAATGCTGTTTAA
- a CDS encoding single-stranded DNA-binding protein — MFDINSLSMSGRLTRDCEITYSSNSLPILKFTLANNRGVRRSNSWERQSQFFDCVLFGSRASSLTALLKRGVQVVLNGSLAYETWTCKRTGEGKSKYSILVNDICVLNPSIKTQETNESKSQDEFYEDIPF, encoded by the coding sequence GTGTTTGATATTAACTCTTTAAGTATGTCTGGTCGTTTAACAAGGGACTGTGAGATTACTTATTCTAGTAATAGTCTTCCTATATTAAAATTTACACTAGCTAATAATAGAGGTGTTAGGAGGAGTAACTCATGGGAGAGACAATCACAGTTTTTTGACTGTGTTCTTTTTGGATCTAGAGCCTCAAGCCTTACAGCTTTACTTAAACGAGGGGTTCAAGTTGTACTTAATGGATCTCTTGCTTATGAAACCTGGACCTGTAAGCGTACGGGTGAGGGGAAGAGTAAATACAGTATATTGGTAAATGATATTTGCGTCTTAAACCCGTCAATTAAAACACAAGAGACTAATGAGAGTAAATCTCAAGATGAGTTTTATGAAGATATTCCTTTTTAG
- a CDS encoding DUF261 family protein, with product MKITQNNPNLISAVRQWGCYFLSLHYYIESFKNLQFSVNDINKNYHKFVKLGYIRSNCYILNPCAVLRRFDISTSVRWEGPAYRCLDGEFEISEVKIKNTPGYHFIATNATSVLYDSLTLKERGVEYEITSRRIFKKY from the coding sequence ATGAAAATAACACAAAATAATCCAAATTTAATTTCAGCAGTACGTCAGTGGGGATGTTACTTTTTATCTCTTCATTATTACATAGAAAGTTTTAAAAATTTGCAGTTTAGTGTTAATGATATAAATAAGAATTATCACAAGTTTGTTAAGTTAGGATATATAAGAAGTAATTGTTATATTTTAAATCCATGCGCTGTGCTAAGACGGTTTGATATTAGTACAAGTGTAAGGTGGGAAGGTCCTGCTTACAGATGTTTAGATGGAGAATTTGAGATAAGTGAAGTTAAAATCAAAAATACACCAGGATATCATTTTATAGCAACTAATGCGACATCTGTGCTTTATGATTCACTTACACTTAAGGAGCGGGGCGTTGAATATGAGATTACATCAAGGAGAATATTTAAGAAATATTGA
- a CDS encoding DNA adenine methylase has protein sequence MKLLKLEGSKYLYSANIISLFPRHTQYIEGFFGTGAVFFAKPLAHYNILNDNSKFIYKFFYILRQDPELLYKRVRDVII, from the coding sequence TTGAAACTACTAAAGTTAGAAGGAAGTAAATACCTTTATAGTGCTAATATTATAAGTCTTTTTCCTAGACATACCCAGTATATTGAAGGATTTTTTGGTACTGGAGCTGTATTTTTTGCAAAGCCATTAGCCCATTATAATATACTCAATGATAATTCTAAATTTATATATAAGTTTTTTTATATCTTAAGACAAGACCCTGAGTTGCTCTACAAGCGTGTAAGAGACGTGATTATATAG